One segment of Onychomys torridus chromosome 3, mOncTor1.1, whole genome shotgun sequence DNA contains the following:
- the Etfrf1 gene encoding electron transfer flavoprotein regulatory factor 1 codes for MKMANSLRGEVLALYKNLLYLGRDYPKGADYFKRRLKNVFLKNKDVKDPEKIKELIARGEFVMKELEALYFLRKYRAMKQRYYSDTNN; via the exons atgaaaatggccaaTTCTTTACGAGGAGAAGTACTGGCTCTTTACAAAAAT ctgcTGTATCTTGGACGGGACTATCCAAAAGGAGCAGACTATTTTAAAAGGCGTTTGAAGaatgttttccttaaaaacaagGATGTGAAGGACCCAGAGAAGATCAAAGAGCTTATTGCACGAGGAGAATTTGTAATGAAGGAGCTAGAGGCCTTATACTTCCTTAGGAAATACAGAGCTATGAAGCAACGTTACTATTCAGATACCAACAACTAA